Proteins encoded together in one Paracidovorax wautersii window:
- a CDS encoding NYN domain-containing protein produces the protein MDLREAQPPKKTVWIVDGAYLFSYGKSRPFDYLKLKNEMTRLNGGPIYESYYLNSATEPATDAQNSFHAWIKTAPPLGPKFRVQLYKLKKMHVNCTNCSHTFDRTVQKGVDVGIATLMIKLAAQNVYDRLILSAGDGDFEDAISYVKSELHKEVWVSGSMSTLSPDLQSYADNVLWMEDMSPTIDRHV, from the coding sequence ATGGACCTCCGCGAAGCGCAACCCCCCAAGAAGACGGTGTGGATCGTCGATGGCGCTTATCTGTTCAGCTACGGCAAGAGCCGGCCCTTCGACTACCTGAAGCTGAAGAACGAGATGACGCGCCTGAACGGCGGGCCGATCTACGAGAGCTATTACCTGAACTCCGCGACCGAGCCCGCCACCGATGCGCAGAACTCGTTCCACGCCTGGATCAAGACGGCGCCGCCCCTGGGGCCGAAGTTCCGCGTGCAGCTGTACAAGCTCAAGAAGATGCACGTCAACTGCACCAACTGCAGCCACACCTTCGACCGCACGGTGCAGAAGGGCGTGGACGTGGGCATCGCCACGCTGATGATCAAGCTGGCGGCGCAGAACGTCTACGACCGGCTGATCCTGTCCGCGGGCGACGGCGACTTCGAGGACGCCATTTCGTACGTCAAGTCCGAGCTGCACAAGGAGGTGTGGGTGTCGGGCTCGATGTCCACCCTCTCGCCCGACCTGCAGTCGTATGCCGACAACGTGCTGTGGATGGAGGACATGAGTCCCACCATCGACCGGCACGTGTGA